In the Populus trichocarpa isolate Nisqually-1 chromosome 1, P.trichocarpa_v4.1, whole genome shotgun sequence genome, one interval contains:
- the LOC18094989 gene encoding uncharacterized protein LOC18094989, translating into MGRLPAQTEAAIQHFSHPHPLQLSNYQPQQTLCLASCSGCKLKISGWIYACTQCNYFLHVSCSQMPQQITHPYHQNHVLSLLSTPMYPGDLFNCDACGKQGNGFSYHCGTCNIYIHTTCAAMPLVLTHQSHHHQLNLTPFAPYPNMSFSCDMCHNFGSKQWLYRCNLCGFDAHLDCAVSQPNPAQAQAQYYQSTAPASGIPQYQAVGTPLATGPVMQNLAPNNYVPKAATSNVFGSNMPMSYGRPRGQANSSLNQLGSILLPALLGIGIGGLGTGGRNNSGGGINLGGTFGGGGGDLSSSLSGVDIGGFGGGMDLGGGSSF; encoded by the coding sequence ATGGGGAGGCTACCTGCCCAAACTGAAGCTGCAATTCAGCATTTCAGCCATCCACACCCATTACAGCTCTCCAATTACCAGCCCCAACAGACGCTTTGCCTAGCTTCATGTTCAGGTTGCAAGCTCAAGATCTCGGGATGGATCTACGCTTGCACACAGTGCAACTACTTTCTTCATGTTTCTTGTTCCCAAATGCCTCAACAGATCACTCATCCATATCACCAAAACCATGTTCTGTCTCTCCTCTCAACCCCCATGTATCCTGGAGACTTATTCAACTGTGATGCGTGTGGGAAGCAAGGAAATGGTTTCTCTTACCATTGTGGAACTTGCAACATTTATATCCATACCACATGTGCGGCAATGCCCTTGGTGCTCACCCACCAGTCTCATCATCACCAGTTGAATCTTACACCCTTTGCTCCTTACCCTAACATGAGCTTTTCTTGTGACATGTGCCACAACTTTGGTTCCAAGCAATGGCTCTATAGGTGCAACCTCTGTGGATTTGATGCTCACTTGGATTGTGCCGTATCACAGCCAAATCCAGCTCAAGCTCAAGCCCAATACTACCAATCAACAGCACCAGCATCAGGTATTCCTCAGTATCAGGCCGTTGGAACTCCACTGGCAACAGGTCCTGTCATGCAAAACCTTGCACCTAACAATTATGTGCCAAAAGCTGCTACCTCAAATGTTTTTGGATCAAATATGCCTATGTCTTATGGGAGACCAAGGGGGCAGGCGAATTCTTCATTGAACCAGCTAGGCTCTATATTGTTGCCAGCACTACTTGGTATTGGCATCGGTGGTCTTGGTACTGGTGGCAGAAATAATAGTGGCGGAGGTATTAATCTTGGAGGCACCTTTGGTGGGGGTGGTGGggatttatcatcatcattaagtGGAGTTGATATTGGAGGATTTGGAGGTGGAATGGACCTTGGAGGTGGTTCCAGTTTTTAG
- the LOC18094990 gene encoding uncharacterized protein LOC18094990: MDLDLNQEPLYPSNDSLLGLASIRDELENTHGHIEERLRQLEAVTFRARQRQRWRQSHFTPQTVNVSVEPATVNVRSDGGLLIGEASVATEERRDEMNKFGKRKSTYLIAKALGRNGNGKKARTDRRSVFDCNICLDMAQDPILTSCGHLFCWPCFYQLSYVYSNVKECPVCVEEVTDTSIIPIYGNGNSYDNKKLKLKESGLKVPPRPSAQRVESVRQQLINHGAFSSSIEERMRYIGNVLIAMGEIPPSEGLDGVPLESDRISFLANRTSTSQALPSIGADSSQHHRSVQVSRLLFQGAASLSSFSSAVNSAMESAMESTERLFEDLGAILHSHRGRRNHQQSSRPADRDSFSSIAAVIQPDSQNPDTVADADSTLPQSASSSRPDDVVTVSQLESHRTGTAIESNFSVPVSSSSRRRNLVFRLSEVDNSVETNSSSSRRRIEVPRASGADNGHNRECRRRSLN, translated from the coding sequence ATGGATCTTGATTTGAACCAAGAGCCTTTATACCCTTCCAATGACTCGCTGTTGGGACTAGCATCCATACGAGATGAATTAGAAAACACCCATGGTCATATAGAAGAACGCCTCAGGCAGCTTGAAGCAGTTACTTTCAGGGCTAGACAACGACAGAGATGGAGACAAAGTCACTTTACCCCTCAAACAGTGAATGTTTCTGTGGAACCAGCTACTGTTAATGTTCGCAGTGATGGTGGGCTGCTTATTGGGGAGGCTAGTGTTGCTACTGAAGAAAGGAGAGATGAGATGAATAAATTTGGCAAAAGAAAGAGTACCTATTTGATAGCTAAAGCATTAGGCAGGAATGGGAATGGTAAGAAGGCCAGAACTGACAGGAGGAGTGTATTTGATTGTAACATATGCCTTGATATGGCACAAGATCCTATATTAACTTCTTGTGGACACCTGTTTTGTTGGCCGTGCTTCTATCAGCTGTCGTATGTTTACTCGAATGTGAAAGAATGCCCTGTTTGTGTGGAAGAGGTTACAGATACAAGCATTATTCCAATTTATGGCAATGGAAACAGTTATGATAACAAGAAGCTCAAGTTGAAGGAGTCTGGCTTGAAGGTTCCTCCTAGGCCCTCTGCACAAAGAGTTGAGAGTGTGAGGCAACAACTCATTAATCACGGtgcattttcttcttccattgAGGAAAGGATGCGGTATATTGGCAATGTGCTCATTGCAATGGGGGAGATACCTCCGTCAGAGGGTCTTGATGGTGTTCCTCTTGAATCTGACAGAATCAGTTTCTTGGCAAATCGAACCAGTACTTCTCAGGCACTGCCTTCCATAGGGGCAGACAGCAGCCAGCACCACCGTTCTGTTCAAGTTTCTAGGTTACTGTTTCAAGGAGCTGCTTCACTATCCTCCTTTTCATCTGCAGTGAACTCTGCAATGGAATCTGCTATGGAATCTACAGAAAGATTATTTGAGGACCTTGGGGCAATTTTGCACAGCCATCGTGGGAGAAGAAACCATCAACAATCTTCACGTCCTGCTGATAGAGATTCATTTTCAAGCATTGCTGCTGTTATTCAACCTGACAGCCAGAACCCGGATACTGTTGCCGATGCTGATTCTACATTGCCACAGTCTGCTTCTTCTTCCAGGCCTGATGATGTTGTCACTGTTTCTCAATTGGAAAGCCATAGAACGGGTACTGCTATAGAAAGCAATTTTAGTGTGCCCGTTTCTTCATCTTCTAGAAGAAGAAATCTAGTTTTTAGGCTTTCAGAAGTGGACAATAGTGTAGAAACAAATTCTTCATCATCCAGGAGAAGGATTGAAGTTCCTAGAGCTTCAGGAGCAGACAATGGACATAACCGTGAATGTAGAAGGAGAAGCTTGAACTGA